From Leopardus geoffroyi isolate Oge1 chromosome B4, O.geoffroyi_Oge1_pat1.0, whole genome shotgun sequence, a single genomic window includes:
- the TTLL1 gene encoding polyglutamylase complex subunit TTLL1 isoform X2, with translation MAGKVKWVTDIEKSVLINNFEKRGWVQVTENEDWNFYWMSVQTIRNVFSVETGYRLSDDQIVNHFPNHYELTRKDLMVKNIKRYRKELEKEGSPLAEKDENGKYLYLDFVPVTYMLPADYNLFVEEFRKSPSSTWIMKPCGKAQGKGIFLINKLSQIKKWSRDSKTSSFVTQSTKEAYVISLYINNPLLIGGRKFDLRLYVLVSTYRPLRCYMYKLGFCRFCTVKYTPSTSELDNMFVHLTNVAIQKHGEDYNHIHGGKWTVNNLRLYLESTRGKEVTGKLFDEIHWIIVQSLKAVAPVMNNDKHCFECYGYDIIIDDKLKPWLIEVNASPSLTSSTANDRILKYNLINDTLNIAVPNGEIPDCKWNKSPPKEVLGNYEILYDEELAQGDGADRELRSRQGQSLGPRGGRSRDSGRTVLTTWK, from the exons GATGAGTGTGCAAACCATCCGAAACGTTTTCAGTGTCGAAACTGGCTATCGGCTCTCAGACGATCAAATAGTCAACCATTTTCCGAACCACTATGAACTGACCCGGAAGGATCTGATGGTGAAGAATATTAAAAGATACAGgaaggagctggagaaagaaGGGAGTCCTCTggcagaaaaagatgaaaacgGGAAATACCTCTATCTGG ACTTTGTTCCGGTCACCTACATGCTGCCCGCGGACTACAACCTGTTCGTGGAGGAGTTCCGGAAAAGCCCCTCCAGCACCTGGATCATGAAACCTTGTGGCAAAGCCCAGGGAAAGGGCATCTTTTTGATCAACAAGCTCTCGCAGATCAAAAAGTGGTCCCGGGACAGCAAAACATCTTC GTTTGTGACCCAGTCCACCAAGGAGGCCTACGTGATCTCCCTGTACATTAACAACCCGCTGCTGATCGGCGGGAGGAAGTTTGACCTGCGCTTGTACGTGCTGGTGTCTACGTACCGCCCACTGCGCTGTTACAT GTATAAACTTGGATTCTGCCGCTTCTGCACGGTGAAGTACACCCCAAGCACCAGCGAGCTGGACAACATGTTTGTTCATCTCACCAACGTCGCCATCCAGAAGCACGGG GAGGACTACAACCACATCCACGGGGGCAAGTGGACGGTGAACAACCTGCGGCTGTACCTGGAGAGCACCCGAGGCAAGGAGGTGACCGGCAAGCTGTTCGACGAGATCCACTGGATCATCGTGCAGTCGCTGAAGGCCGTGGCG CCGGTGATGAACAACGACAAACACTGCTTCGAGTGCTATGGCTATGACATCATCATCGACGACAAGCTGAAGCCCTGGCTGATTGAG GTGAACGCGTCCCCGTCTCTCACCTCCAGCACCGCCAACGACCGAATCCTTAAGTATAACCTGATCAATGACACCCTCAATATCGCAGTCCCTAATGGCGAGATTCCAGACTGTAAATGGAACAAATCACCCCCGAAGGAAGTTCTTGGCAATTACGAAATTCT CTATGATGAAGAGCTGGCTCAGGGCGACGGGGCTGACCGGGAGCTGAGAAGTCGCCAGGGCCAGTCGCTGGGGCCCAGAGGGGGCCGATCGAGAGACTCGGGGAGAACCGTCCTCACAACCTGGAAGTGA
- the TTLL1 gene encoding polyglutamylase complex subunit TTLL1 isoform X1 gives MAGKVKWVTDIEKSVLINNFEKRGWVQVTENEDWNFYWMSVQTIRNVFSVETGYRLSDDQIVNHFPNHYELTRKDLMVKNIKRYRKELEKEGSPLAEKDENGKYLYLDFVPVTYMLPADYNLFVEEFRKSPSSTWIMKPCGKAQGKGIFLINKLSQIKKWSRDSKTSSFVTQSTKEAYVISLYINNPLLIGGRKFDLRLYVLVSTYRPLRCYMYKLGFCRFCTVKYTPSTSELDNMFVHLTNVAIQKHGEDYNHIHGGKWTVNNLRLYLESTRGKEVTGKLFDEIHWIIVQSLKAVAPVMNNDKHCFECYGYDIIIDDKLKPWLIEVNASPSLTSSTANDRILKYNLINDTLNIAVPNGEIPDCKWNKSPPKEVLGNYEILSCAFLHRPGARMLMERGSYDEELAQGDGADRELRSRQGQSLGPRGGRSRDSGRTVLTTWK, from the exons GATGAGTGTGCAAACCATCCGAAACGTTTTCAGTGTCGAAACTGGCTATCGGCTCTCAGACGATCAAATAGTCAACCATTTTCCGAACCACTATGAACTGACCCGGAAGGATCTGATGGTGAAGAATATTAAAAGATACAGgaaggagctggagaaagaaGGGAGTCCTCTggcagaaaaagatgaaaacgGGAAATACCTCTATCTGG ACTTTGTTCCGGTCACCTACATGCTGCCCGCGGACTACAACCTGTTCGTGGAGGAGTTCCGGAAAAGCCCCTCCAGCACCTGGATCATGAAACCTTGTGGCAAAGCCCAGGGAAAGGGCATCTTTTTGATCAACAAGCTCTCGCAGATCAAAAAGTGGTCCCGGGACAGCAAAACATCTTC GTTTGTGACCCAGTCCACCAAGGAGGCCTACGTGATCTCCCTGTACATTAACAACCCGCTGCTGATCGGCGGGAGGAAGTTTGACCTGCGCTTGTACGTGCTGGTGTCTACGTACCGCCCACTGCGCTGTTACAT GTATAAACTTGGATTCTGCCGCTTCTGCACGGTGAAGTACACCCCAAGCACCAGCGAGCTGGACAACATGTTTGTTCATCTCACCAACGTCGCCATCCAGAAGCACGGG GAGGACTACAACCACATCCACGGGGGCAAGTGGACGGTGAACAACCTGCGGCTGTACCTGGAGAGCACCCGAGGCAAGGAGGTGACCGGCAAGCTGTTCGACGAGATCCACTGGATCATCGTGCAGTCGCTGAAGGCCGTGGCG CCGGTGATGAACAACGACAAACACTGCTTCGAGTGCTATGGCTATGACATCATCATCGACGACAAGCTGAAGCCCTGGCTGATTGAG GTGAACGCGTCCCCGTCTCTCACCTCCAGCACCGCCAACGACCGAATCCTTAAGTATAACCTGATCAATGACACCCTCAATATCGCAGTCCCTAATGGCGAGATTCCAGACTGTAAATGGAACAAATCACCCCCGAAGGAAGTTCTTGGCAATTACGAAATTCT ATCATGCGCTTTCCTACACAGGCCTGGTGCGCGAATGTTAATGGAGAGGGGCAG CTATGATGAAGAGCTGGCTCAGGGCGACGGGGCTGACCGGGAGCTGAGAAGTCGCCAGGGCCAGTCGCTGGGGCCCAGAGGGGGCCGATCGAGAGACTCGGGGAGAACCGTCCTCACAACCTGGAAGTGA
- the TTLL1 gene encoding polyglutamylase complex subunit TTLL1 isoform X3, giving the protein MTVRTLSGLPQPPRARPWPRMSVQTIRNVFSVETGYRLSDDQIVNHFPNHYELTRKDLMVKNIKRYRKELEKEGSPLAEKDENGKYLYLDFVPVTYMLPADYNLFVEEFRKSPSSTWIMKPCGKAQGKGIFLINKLSQIKKWSRDSKTSSFVTQSTKEAYVISLYINNPLLIGGRKFDLRLYVLVSTYRPLRCYMYKLGFCRFCTVKYTPSTSELDNMFVHLTNVAIQKHGEDYNHIHGGKWTVNNLRLYLESTRGKEVTGKLFDEIHWIIVQSLKAVAPVMNNDKHCFECYGYDIIIDDKLKPWLIEVNASPSLTSSTANDRILKYNLINDTLNIAVPNGEIPDCKWNKSPPKEVLGNYEILSCAFLHRPGARMLMERGSYDEELAQGDGADRELRSRQGQSLGPRGGRSRDSGRTVLTTWK; this is encoded by the exons ATGACAGTGAGGACCTTGTCTGGCTTGCCCCAGCCTCCCAGAGCCCGGCCCTGGCCCAG GATGAGTGTGCAAACCATCCGAAACGTTTTCAGTGTCGAAACTGGCTATCGGCTCTCAGACGATCAAATAGTCAACCATTTTCCGAACCACTATGAACTGACCCGGAAGGATCTGATGGTGAAGAATATTAAAAGATACAGgaaggagctggagaaagaaGGGAGTCCTCTggcagaaaaagatgaaaacgGGAAATACCTCTATCTGG ACTTTGTTCCGGTCACCTACATGCTGCCCGCGGACTACAACCTGTTCGTGGAGGAGTTCCGGAAAAGCCCCTCCAGCACCTGGATCATGAAACCTTGTGGCAAAGCCCAGGGAAAGGGCATCTTTTTGATCAACAAGCTCTCGCAGATCAAAAAGTGGTCCCGGGACAGCAAAACATCTTC GTTTGTGACCCAGTCCACCAAGGAGGCCTACGTGATCTCCCTGTACATTAACAACCCGCTGCTGATCGGCGGGAGGAAGTTTGACCTGCGCTTGTACGTGCTGGTGTCTACGTACCGCCCACTGCGCTGTTACAT GTATAAACTTGGATTCTGCCGCTTCTGCACGGTGAAGTACACCCCAAGCACCAGCGAGCTGGACAACATGTTTGTTCATCTCACCAACGTCGCCATCCAGAAGCACGGG GAGGACTACAACCACATCCACGGGGGCAAGTGGACGGTGAACAACCTGCGGCTGTACCTGGAGAGCACCCGAGGCAAGGAGGTGACCGGCAAGCTGTTCGACGAGATCCACTGGATCATCGTGCAGTCGCTGAAGGCCGTGGCG CCGGTGATGAACAACGACAAACACTGCTTCGAGTGCTATGGCTATGACATCATCATCGACGACAAGCTGAAGCCCTGGCTGATTGAG GTGAACGCGTCCCCGTCTCTCACCTCCAGCACCGCCAACGACCGAATCCTTAAGTATAACCTGATCAATGACACCCTCAATATCGCAGTCCCTAATGGCGAGATTCCAGACTGTAAATGGAACAAATCACCCCCGAAGGAAGTTCTTGGCAATTACGAAATTCT ATCATGCGCTTTCCTACACAGGCCTGGTGCGCGAATGTTAATGGAGAGGGGCAG CTATGATGAAGAGCTGGCTCAGGGCGACGGGGCTGACCGGGAGCTGAGAAGTCGCCAGGGCCAGTCGCTGGGGCCCAGAGGGGGCCGATCGAGAGACTCGGGGAGAACCGTCCTCACAACCTGGAAGTGA